The Chryseobacterium suipulveris genome window below encodes:
- a CDS encoding DUF3810 domain-containing protein: MPTAVYKFENFFEFQKGLHQKLFSFLPFSVGDVFYVLLGIVTVFLIIKIINKKSRNSGLIKFLVLLNVLYFTYQIFWGMLYFQKPLIEKLPQKEPDVEAMKALALKYLEQCKQTRYLVDEDRYGVFKVYRKKALKSEILKQQAVLPQFINDKKAGVINSFKPSLFKGVMSYTGILGYYNPFTAEANYNSELPSTYLPFTLAHESAHQLGYAREQEANFIGYLIGKNSTNDELRYSTEYFVLKSLLNAIASEDEKFVKSIINQYSEEMKRDRFAERMFNRRHAGFLDAFFGFTNDLFLKSNQQEGSVTYSYFVDLLLRYESSAQ, encoded by the coding sequence GTGCCGACGGCGGTTTACAAATTTGAAAATTTCTTTGAGTTTCAGAAAGGTCTCCATCAAAAGTTATTTTCATTTTTACCGTTTTCTGTGGGCGATGTGTTCTATGTTCTGCTGGGAATTGTAACGGTTTTTCTCATCATTAAAATTATTAATAAAAAAAGCAGAAATTCAGGTTTGATTAAGTTTTTGGTATTGTTAAATGTGCTCTATTTCACCTACCAGATATTTTGGGGAATGCTTTATTTTCAAAAGCCGCTGATCGAAAAACTTCCGCAGAAAGAACCTGATGTTGAAGCAATGAAAGCTTTAGCTTTGAAGTACCTCGAACAATGCAAACAAACCAGGTATTTAGTTGACGAGGACCGATACGGCGTTTTTAAAGTGTATCGAAAAAAGGCGCTAAAATCTGAAATTCTGAAGCAGCAAGCCGTACTTCCACAATTTATTAATGATAAAAAAGCGGGCGTAATCAATTCCTTCAAACCCAGTTTATTTAAAGGCGTGATGAGCTACACGGGAATTTTGGGATACTACAACCCGTTTACCGCGGAAGCGAACTACAATTCGGAACTGCCGTCGACTTATCTTCCGTTCACACTCGCGCACGAAAGCGCGCACCAGCTCGGGTATGCGCGTGAGCAGGAAGCAAACTTTATCGGCTACCTGATCGGGAAAAATTCAACCAACGACGAGTTGCGGTACAGCACGGAATATTTTGTCTTAAAATCTTTACTGAACGCCATAGCAAGCGAAGATGAAAAATTCGTAAAATCAATCATCAACCAATATTCTGAGGAAATGAAACGGGACCGATTTGCCGAAAGAATGTTTAACAGGCGACATGCTGGTTTCCTCGATGCGTTTTTCGGATTCACCAACGACCTTTTCCTGAAAAGCAATCAGCAGGAAGGAAGTGTCACGTATTCGTACTTCGTGGATTTACTCCTTCGATACGAATCTTCAGCTCAATAG
- a CDS encoding HsdM family class I SAM-dependent methyltransferase, with amino-acid sequence MATLDILEFLDLGRAKSIQSDSEKLSDSEAVILNEVKEKDFGVDLIYFNTDEETNNSFPAVFLKKVANFNDEIYLKDIAETQRKIWNYKKVLFLYVYSETEIRIYNCSEKPLIVTKDDFDYKNELQEIEINSYQYSDKQQLQELNKLFSRIAIDTGIIWTLEDAKIVRDKINLQKRVDKYLVTSLVNTAEYLRSQGLEIDFIHRIILRSLFLLYLEDRGAAEKDFYSQIKKDAESYFDILDDVTATYDLFKRLENHFNGNVFTLEQGENISREQLQIIKTCFIRGNEKNYNAQFFDDWRQFRLFNFKIIQIELLSEIYENFLAETDPTLKENSGTYYTPPSLVEFILNEKLPVNNGETEYNVKTLDPSCGSGIFLVESFKRLVKRYENAHSIDNLSDFDTLVKLLKENIFGIEIHPQAIKVAAFSLYLALVDKLDPKNLWQNKNYRLPYLVNDPKEKNEQKKGRNLFCRDTISDLSSIDELQNFRLVVGNPPFGDKNLLDTIRNYCNKENFAKEKVLPFLHKATFFAPHGEIALIFNTKVLTNTRGTYKNFREWLFNQCYVEKVFNFSILRKAKKNFGGQLFGDATGPISIVFYKNHQPDNRNDTIVYYAPKTWVRSNVIEGLSIDSTDIKYIPREECQKPDTKIWKVAMWGGMNDWNLIKKLNNSKFQTVENFIVDNNIKSGVGFQLLTQKKDTPKYSETLTSLDYLDAECVNKYFTPNEKLNSVRNAIKTSKAINFYKEFYNVNNITEIEQLTAFRRLGDIDAYINPHIILKKGLENNSVCASFIENQCSFRDGVYGFYTNESKIDELYKLLSFFNSKFSTYYLFMTISSYGIEREQIMKNEYLSIPFSLNDEQGLKIIEATKELLIKMKSKSFLNNDFEEQDLKNFINENIDSTILNGFNFEEYEKVLVSDAILYNLDLFHNQEKSKAILPATEKQPEEYAQIISSELNEFLEGQNVFANATVYNLKGLKSSPLMMIKISHEKTKKEISISNENIGDELMRLDQYLWEQKAKNIYFRKKLNYKRGDDIYIIRPNQRRFWSQSMAFEDASELILEILNGVHDEA; translated from the coding sequence ATGGCAACACTTGATATTCTTGAATTTCTTGATTTAGGTAGAGCAAAGTCTATTCAATCCGATAGTGAAAAACTATCGGATAGTGAAGCTGTTATCCTAAATGAAGTAAAAGAAAAAGATTTTGGTGTTGATTTAATTTATTTCAATACAGACGAAGAAACCAATAATAGTTTTCCTGCTGTTTTTCTGAAAAAAGTTGCAAATTTCAATGATGAAATATATTTAAAAGACATTGCTGAAACACAACGTAAAATTTGGAACTACAAAAAAGTATTGTTTCTGTATGTATATTCGGAAACGGAAATCCGTATCTACAATTGCTCTGAAAAACCACTTATAGTAACCAAAGATGATTTTGATTACAAAAATGAGTTACAAGAAATTGAAATTAATTCCTATCAATATTCCGACAAACAACAGTTGCAAGAACTCAATAAGCTATTTTCTAGAATTGCCATCGATACAGGAATTATCTGGACTTTAGAAGACGCGAAAATTGTTCGGGATAAAATAAATTTACAAAAAAGAGTTGATAAATATTTAGTAACCAGTTTGGTTAATACGGCTGAATATTTAAGGAGTCAAGGGTTAGAAATAGATTTCATTCATAGAATTATTCTACGGTCACTGTTCCTTTTATATCTTGAAGACAGAGGTGCTGCTGAAAAGGATTTTTATAGTCAAATCAAAAAAGATGCTGAATCATACTTTGATATTTTAGACGATGTAACAGCTACTTATGATTTATTCAAACGACTTGAAAATCATTTCAATGGTAATGTATTTACATTAGAACAAGGCGAAAATATTTCAAGAGAACAGCTTCAAATAATTAAAACTTGTTTCATTCGTGGGAACGAAAAAAACTATAACGCACAGTTCTTTGATGATTGGAGGCAATTTAGGCTTTTTAATTTCAAAATAATACAAATTGAGTTACTAAGTGAAATTTATGAAAATTTCTTAGCTGAAACCGATCCTACATTAAAAGAAAATTCTGGCACTTACTATACACCACCATCATTAGTTGAGTTTATTTTAAATGAAAAACTTCCAGTAAATAATGGAGAAACAGAATATAATGTGAAAACATTGGATCCAAGTTGCGGTTCTGGAATTTTCTTGGTTGAGAGCTTCAAACGATTGGTTAAACGTTATGAAAATGCTCATAGCATTGATAACCTTTCGGACTTTGACACTTTAGTTAAGCTATTAAAAGAAAATATTTTTGGAATTGAAATTCATCCACAAGCAATAAAAGTTGCTGCGTTTAGTTTGTATTTGGCTTTGGTTGATAAATTAGACCCTAAAAATCTATGGCAAAATAAAAATTATCGTTTACCTTATTTAGTAAACGACCCAAAGGAAAAGAATGAGCAGAAGAAAGGTCGAAACCTTTTTTGTCGGGATACTATTTCTGACTTGTCATCAATAGATGAATTGCAGAACTTTCGGCTTGTTGTAGGAAATCCTCCTTTTGGCGATAAGAACTTATTAGATACGATTAGAAATTATTGTAATAAAGAAAATTTTGCAAAAGAAAAGGTATTGCCATTTTTACATAAGGCAACTTTCTTTGCTCCTCATGGTGAAATTGCATTAATATTTAACACAAAGGTCTTAACCAATACAAGAGGAACTTACAAGAATTTCAGAGAATGGCTTTTTAATCAATGCTATGTAGAAAAAGTTTTTAACTTTTCAATCTTACGTAAAGCTAAAAAGAATTTCGGCGGACAATTGTTCGGAGATGCAACAGGTCCAATAAGTATTGTATTTTACAAAAATCATCAGCCTGATAATCGAAATGATACTATTGTTTACTATGCTCCAAAAACTTGGGTAAGGTCTAATGTTATTGAAGGATTGTCAATAGATTCGACTGATATTAAATATATTCCAAGAGAAGAATGCCAAAAGCCAGATACCAAAATCTGGAAAGTGGCAATGTGGGGAGGAATGAATGATTGGAATTTAATAAAAAAATTGAATAACTCAAAGTTTCAAACAGTCGAGAATTTTATTGTTGACAATAATATTAAATCTGGAGTTGGATTTCAATTGCTTACACAAAAAAAGGACACTCCTAAATATTCCGAAACACTTACATCGTTGGATTATTTGGATGCGGAGTGTGTAAATAAATATTTTACACCAAACGAAAAACTAAATTCTGTAAGAAATGCAATAAAAACATCTAAAGCTATTAATTTTTATAAAGAATTTTACAACGTAAATAACATTACAGAAATTGAACAATTAACTGCTTTTAGAAGATTGGGAGATATTGACGCATATATTAATCCTCACATTATTTTAAAGAAAGGTCTTGAAAACAATAGTGTTTGTGCTTCATTTATTGAAAATCAATGTTCGTTTAGAGATGGTGTTTATGGCTTTTACACAAATGAAAGTAAAATTGATGAGCTTTATAAGTTATTGAGTTTTTTCAATTCAAAATTTAGCACTTATTATTTGTTTATGACAATTTCATCGTATGGAATTGAACGCGAGCAAATAATGAAGAATGAATATTTGTCAATTCCTTTTTCGTTAAATGATGAACAAGGATTGAAGATTATAGAGGCTACAAAAGAACTTTTAATCAAAATGAAATCAAAATCTTTTTTAAATAATGATTTTGAAGAACAGGATTTGAAAAATTTCATTAATGAAAATATTGATTCTACAATTCTTAATGGTTTCAACTTTGAAGAATATGAAAAAGTATTAGTATCAGATGCAATATTGTATAACTTAGATTTATTTCATAATCAGGAAAAGTCAAAAGCAATTTTACCTGCGACCGAAAAACAACCTGAAGAATACGCTCAAATAATATCTTCAGAACTCAATGAATTTCTTGAAGGACAAAATGTATTTGCAAATGCAACTGTTTACAATCTAAAAGGTTTAAAATCATCGCCTTTGATGATGATAAAAATATCCCACGAGAAAACTAAAAAAGAAATTTCTATCTCTAATGAAAACATTGGTGATGAATTAATGAGACTTGACCAATATTTGTGGGAACAGAAAGCGAAAAACATATATTTCAGAAAAAAACTCAATTACAAAAGAGGGGATGACATTTATATCATTCGTCCTAATCAACGTAGATTTTGGTCTCAATCAATGGCTTTTGAAGATGCCTCCGAATTAATTCTTGAAATTTTAAACGGAGTACACGATGAAGCTTAG